The DNA sequence ACGGCGAGGATGCCAGTGCCCAAAGTTATGACGCAAATCGTGCTTATAAACGCCGATTTACAGGAGATCGAAGAGAAGTTTGAGCACCAGCAGCGCCAGCACCGTGAGCATCATCGGGCGGATGAAGCGCGCCCCCTTCGTCAGCGCGCAGTGCGCGCCGAGATAGTTGCCCGCGATGCCGCATAGCGCCGCGGGCAGCGCCACGCCGTATATTATCGTCCCCGCGAAAGCGAAGGTCATTAGCGAGGCGTAGTTGGAGGCGAGGTTCAATATCTTCGCGTTTCCCGAGGCGGTCTTAAGGTCGAAGCCCATGAGGGCGGAGAAGGCCATGATCGCGAAGGTCCCCGTCCCCGGGCCGAAGAGGCCGTCGTATCCGCCGATCAGCAGACCGATCATAAAGGCGAGCAGCGCGGCGCGTCCGCGCTCCATTCCGGCGGAGCGATCCATCTCGCCGAGGTCTCTTCTGAGAAAAATTATCACCGCCGCGCAGGGCAGGATGATAATGAGCATCGTCTTGATCATCTGGTCGCTGAGCAGCAGCGCCGTCTTCGCGCCTACTG is a window from the Cloacibacillus sp. genome containing:
- a CDS encoding TSUP family transporter → MCFLVFLAGFVDASAGGGGIISLPAYIFTGMPAHFALGCNKFSSSCGTTLAVFKFWRNGAVDLRAAAVAAFGSFIGSTVGAKTALLLSDQMIKTMLIIILPCAAVIIFLRRDLGEMDRSAGMERGRAALLAFMIGLLIGGYDGLFGPGTGTFAIMAFSALMGFDLKTASGNAKILNLASNYASLMTFAFAGTIIYGVALPAALCGIAGNYLGAHCALTKGARFIRPMMLTVLALLVLKLLFDLL